A region from the Bactrocera dorsalis isolate Fly_Bdor chromosome 1, ASM2337382v1, whole genome shotgun sequence genome encodes:
- the LOC105228484 gene encoding protein teashirt produces MLHEALMLEIYRQALNAGALPTARPRSTESANSSERCPSHDSNSSENGRDSRENASAAAANAAAAAAAAASAGMLPLPPSMTATFPAVPQNLPAQPPSMEAYLQMVAAAAQQYGFPLGAAAGHRFQLPLPADAPAPFKLPPQASPTASSNNSEALDFRTNLFGRAASADPPPSEEDDEDEEANDANNPLDLSVGTRKRSADGDHEPDSTIGQIQVKKIFKTDSPPLVAPPPTVPAAPLLPAVNPYLAAVAAANIFRTGQFPDWNGKNDLVVDPLEKMSDIVKGPRKEKSSRSSSSTPTTPIAAVPPPTSSASVNTQNSTTLTASTEGMSKARHNIWQSHWQNKGVASSVFRCVWCKQSFSTLEALTTHMKDSKHCGVNVPPFGNLPNTDRHHQPPPPQANSGQQHSHNLRKPPNSGGGSQSNSSSTPSAAAKNAFQYRGDPPTPLPRKLVRGQNVWLGKGVEQAMQILKCMRCGESFRSLGEMTKHMQETQHYTNILSQEQTISMKSSGGGDSKDGHNSLSSEESRTLSAVLTCKVCDKAFNSLGDLSNHMAKNNHYAEPLMQSMAGSAGSRKRPAPKKREKSLPVRKLLEMKGAQNDAAESMEAKMQRTYENAKRMPLEGTGIGPGNDKSDAALFAERMRQYITGVKVTDDEAAKAGLNVSGLLNKTKSPDLEPKNGATKSAAGSSSVLSAIEQMFTTSFDTPPRHASLPATSPSNSSTKNTSPVASSILKRLGIDETVDYNKPLIDTSDPYYQHYRYTSSERSGSECSAETHVEARKMDVSTPEKPQSNEMLSCMEPKSAEIKREHDSHKPKSEHGDVMMEQAPQIKMEIKSEIEEEERGNESPQNGSANDSAMQHVANGADFSITNNNNNNNNNKERSVTPTKSVGAISPVMNKALAPRSPTDSHRSITPKSPASSIKSYDGEKKYPSDSLNALSSMFDSLGSSSNTTTPNSRSQASAMAASLSNKIDSPENLTTSNSLAALRQFCIKKEKTA; encoded by the exons atgttgcaCGAAGCGCTCATGCTTGAGATCTACCGGCAGGCGCTCAACGCTGG CGCCTTGCCGACAGCACGTCCACGTTCCACAGAGTCGGCCAACTCAAGCGAGCGTTGTCCCTCACACGATTCCAACTCCTCGGAGAATGGTCGCGATAGCCGCGAGAATGCCAGCGCTGCCGCTGCCAATGCTGCCGCGGCTGCAGCAGCTGCTGCAAGCGCCGGTATGCTGCCCTTGCCACCCTCCATGACTGCTACATTCCCAGCTGTACCTCAGAATCTGCCCGCACAGCCACCATCAATGGAGGCATATCTGCAAATGGTTGCGGCCGCCGCACAGCAATATGGCTTTCCATTGGGTGCCGCTGCCGGTCATCGTTTTCAGCTGCCATTACCAGCCGATGCGCCAGCACCATTCAAGCTGCCGCCACAGGCATCACCCACCGCTTCGAGCAACAATTCAGAGGCTTTAGACTTTCGCACAAATCTCTTTGGACGTGCCGCCTCTGCGGATCCGCCACCATCCGAGGAGGATGACGAGGATGAGGAAGCCAACGATGCTAATAATCCACTTGATCTATCGGTTGGTACGCGTAAGCGTTCGGCGGATGGTGATCATGAACCTGACTCCACTATCGGACAGATACAagttaagaaaattttcaaaaccgaTAGTCCACCATTGGTCGCACCACCACCGACGGTGCCCGCCGCACCGCTATTGCCCGCAGTCAATCCATATTTGGCAGCAGTTGCTGCAGCAAACATCTTTCGCACCGGACAGTTTCCGGATTGGAATGGCAAGAATGATTTAGTTGTGGATCCGTTAGAGAAAATGTCTGATATTGTAAAGGGACCGCGTAAAGAGAAGTCTTCGCGTTCGTCATCCAGCACACCAACAACACCGATTGCTGCTGTGCCTCCACCTACATCTTCCGCTTCCGTGAACACACAAAATTCCACAACACTGACTGCCTCCACCGAGGGCATGTCCAAGGCACGACACAACATCTGGCAATCGCATTGGCAAAATAAGGGTGTGGCCAGTTCGGTCTTCCGTTGCGTCTGGTGCAAGCAGAGTTTCTCCACGCTGGAAGCGCTTACCACGCACATGAAGGATAGCAAACACTGTGGTGTCAATGTGCCACCGTTCGGCAATTTACCCAACACCGATCGTCACCATCAGCCACCGCCACCACAGGCGAACAGCGGTCAGCAGCACTCGCACAATCTACGTAAGCCACCGAATAGTGGCGGCGGCTCGCAATCAAACTCGTCTTCCACACCCTCCGCAGCGGCCAAAAATGCGTTCCAATATCGCGGCGATCCGCCAACACCGCTGCCGCGTAAATTGGTGCGCGGTCAAAATGTATGGCTGGGTAAGGGTGTAGAGCAAGCCATGCAGATCTTGAAATGTATGCGTTGTGGCGAAAGTTTCCGTTCGCTGGGCGAGATGACCAAACACATGCAGGAGACACAGCATTACACGAATATTTTGTCACAAGAACAAACGATCTCAATGAAGTCCTCCGGTGGCGGCGATTCAAAGGATGGTCACAACAGTCTGAGCTCGGAGGAAAGTCGCACACTCAGCGCTGTGCTGACTTGTAAAGTATGCGATAAAGCGTTTAATTCATTGGGCGATCTCAGCAATCACATGGCCAAGAATAACCATTATGCCGAACCGTTGATGCAGTCCATGGCCGGCAGCGCTGGCAGTCGCAAGCGTCCGGCACCAAAAAAGCGCGAGAAGTCGCTACCCGTGCGTAAGTTGCTCGAAATGAAGGGCGCACAAAATGACGCAGCCGAAAGCATGGAGGCCAAGATGCAGCGCACCTACGAGAATGCCAAACGCATGCCACTCGAGGGCACCGGCATCGGACCGGGCAATGACAAATCAGATGCTGCGCTATTTGCCGAACGCATGCGCCAATACATCACGGGCGTTAAGGTGACCGACGATGAGGCTGCTAAGGCTGGCTTGAATGTAAGCGGTTTATTGAATAAAACTAAGTCACCGGATTTGGAGCCGAAAAATGGCGCTACAAAGTCGGCAGCCGGCTCTTCGTCAGTGCTGAGCGCCATTGAACAGATGTTCACGACCAGTTTTGATACGCCACCGCGTCATGCCAGCTTACCAGCCACAAGCCCATCAAATTCGTCGACTAAGAACACCTCACCCGTTGCCTCGAGCATACTTAAGCGACTGGGTATCGACGAGACTGTAGACTACAATAAGCCATTAATCGATACATCAGATCCATACTATCAGCATTACCGTTATACGAGCAGCGAACGCAGCGGCAGTGAGTGCAGCGCCGAAACGCATGTTGAGGCAAGAAAGATGGATGTGTCCACACCAGAGAAGCCACAATCCAACGAAATGCTGAGTTGCATGGAACCAAAATCAGCTGAAATCAAACGTGAGCACGACTCACACAAACCAAAGTCCGAGCATGGTGACGTCATGATGGAGCAAGCACCACAAATCAAAATGGAGATCAAGTCTGAGATTGAGGAGGAAGAGCGTGGCAATGAAAGCCCACAAAATGGCAGCGCCAACGACTCAGCTATGCAACATGTCGCCAATGGCGCTGATTTTTCaattaccaacaacaacaataataataataacaacaaagagCGTAGTGTTACACCCACCAAATCGGTAGGTGCTATTAGCCCCGTAATGAATAAGGCGCTCGCACCGCGCAGCCCCACCGATAGTCATCGTTCCATTACACCAAAATCGCCAGCATCCAGTATTAAATCGTACGATGGTGAGAAGAAATATCCGAGCGATTCGTTGAATGCACTCTCCTCCATGTTCGACTCGCTCGGCAGTTCTAGTAATACCACAACACCGAATAGTCGTTCGCAGGCATCGGCAATGGCAGCGTCGTTAAGCAATAAAATCGATTCACCGGAAAATCTCACCACCTCAAATTCGCTTGCTGCTTTACgtcaattttgcataaaaaaagagaaaaccgCTTAA